The following are encoded in a window of Cryobacterium sp. CG_9.6 genomic DNA:
- the rho gene encoding transcription termination factor Rho, giving the protein MTDVNLRSTGTEISRLTTLRVAELQALAGGLGIQGASKLRKGDLVDAIVAQQAKVADAGASLNTTSTLEIPLDVPVVVAPVETPAADAVVEAVAQQVPPAEAAAPRKRAPRRASAAAGAPVVSPADSLGLLGIILPEAKPTVQSAPTAAAGSDEKPARQTRKRGVRVAPVELADAADVVAVTVEAVANSEAVANSEAVTSDAPSTGSRRNPRRASSLRPAVTPEETPAVAEAATVEVAESEVDVQSDDAEQEQPRQGRSRNRSRGGDRGQAADRNAQPERQQGQDRNQAQDRNQNDRNQNDRNQNDRTQDDGNRQQNQRQAGGRNQAQDRNQAQDRNQDRNQAQGERQNERNQDRNQAQAERQNDRNQNDRNQNDRNQNDRNQNDRNQQDRNQGPDRVGLDDDINGRGNRNRYRDRKRRGPNTGEEFEPEVNDDDILIPVAGILDVLDNYAFVRTSGYLPGASDVYVSLGQVKKYNLRKGDAVVGSIRQPHEGDQSGRQKYNAIVKVDSINGLTVEEAATRVEFQKLTPLYPQERLRLETEPGKVTQRIIDLVAPIGKGQRGLIVAPPKAGKTIVMQQIANAIATNNPEVHLMVVLVDERPEEVTDMQRTVKGEVIASTFDRPAEDHTTVAELAIERAKRLVELGHDVVVLLDSITRLGRAYNLVAPASGRILSGGVDASALYPPKRFFGAARNIENGGSLTILASALVETGSKMDEVIFEEFKGTGNMELRLSRQLADKRIFPAVDVNASGTRREEMLMSADEVKVTWKLRRALAGLEQQQALELILGRLKETASNVEFLAQVQKSMPTLSGSDKDR; this is encoded by the coding sequence GTGACCGATGTCAACCTCCGTTCCACTGGTACGGAAATTTCCCGCCTGACCACCCTCCGCGTCGCCGAGCTGCAAGCTCTGGCCGGCGGACTGGGGATCCAGGGCGCATCCAAGCTTCGTAAAGGAGACCTCGTGGACGCAATCGTTGCGCAACAAGCCAAGGTCGCCGATGCTGGCGCTTCGCTGAACACCACGAGTACTCTTGAGATCCCCCTCGACGTGCCCGTCGTTGTTGCTCCCGTCGAGACGCCCGCCGCAGACGCTGTTGTCGAGGCTGTCGCGCAGCAGGTTCCCCCGGCCGAAGCCGCCGCACCGCGCAAGCGGGCACCGCGTCGTGCCAGCGCTGCCGCTGGAGCTCCGGTCGTTTCTCCGGCCGACAGCCTGGGCCTGCTCGGAATAATTCTTCCGGAAGCCAAGCCCACCGTGCAGTCCGCACCGACCGCTGCGGCGGGGTCCGACGAGAAGCCGGCACGTCAGACGCGCAAGCGCGGCGTGCGCGTTGCTCCCGTTGAACTAGCTGACGCTGCCGACGTGGTCGCCGTCACCGTCGAGGCTGTCGCAAACTCCGAGGCTGTAGCCAACTCCGAGGCTGTGACGAGTGACGCACCCAGCACGGGATCGCGCCGCAACCCGCGCCGCGCATCGTCGCTGCGCCCCGCCGTGACCCCCGAGGAAACCCCCGCTGTGGCCGAGGCCGCAACGGTCGAGGTAGCTGAGTCCGAGGTTGATGTTCAGTCGGACGATGCGGAGCAGGAGCAGCCTCGCCAAGGCCGCAGCCGCAATCGCAGCCGCGGTGGAGATCGTGGGCAGGCCGCTGACCGCAATGCGCAGCCGGAGCGTCAGCAGGGCCAGGACCGCAATCAGGCCCAGGACCGCAACCAGAACGACCGTAACCAGAACGACCGTAACCAGAACGACCGCACGCAGGACGACGGAAACCGCCAGCAGAACCAGCGTCAGGCCGGCGGTCGTAACCAGGCCCAGGACCGGAACCAGGCTCAGGACCGTAACCAAGACCGTAACCAGGCTCAGGGTGAGCGTCAGAACGAGCGCAACCAGGACCGTAACCAGGCGCAGGCTGAGCGTCAGAACGATCGTAACCAGAACGATCGTAACCAGAACGATCGTAACCAGAACGATCGTAACCAGAACGATCGCAACCAGCAGGACCGTAACCAGGGACCTGACCGTGTCGGACTGGACGACGACATCAACGGCCGCGGCAACCGCAACCGTTACCGCGACCGCAAGCGCCGTGGACCGAACACCGGCGAAGAGTTCGAGCCCGAGGTTAACGACGACGACATTCTGATCCCCGTCGCCGGCATCCTCGATGTGCTCGACAACTATGCTTTCGTGCGCACCTCCGGCTACCTGCCCGGTGCGAGCGATGTGTATGTCTCCCTCGGTCAGGTGAAGAAGTACAACCTGCGCAAGGGTGACGCCGTGGTGGGATCCATTCGTCAGCCGCACGAGGGTGACCAGAGCGGTCGCCAGAAGTACAACGCGATCGTCAAGGTGGACTCGATCAACGGTCTGACCGTGGAAGAAGCCGCAACTCGCGTTGAGTTCCAGAAGCTCACTCCGCTGTATCCGCAGGAGCGCCTCCGCCTCGAAACCGAGCCCGGCAAGGTTACCCAGCGCATCATCGACCTCGTTGCTCCGATCGGCAAGGGCCAGCGTGGCCTGATCGTCGCTCCGCCCAAGGCCGGCAAGACCATCGTGATGCAGCAGATCGCGAACGCCATCGCCACGAACAACCCCGAGGTTCACCTCATGGTCGTTCTCGTGGATGAGCGCCCCGAAGAGGTCACCGACATGCAGCGCACCGTGAAGGGTGAGGTCATTGCCTCCACCTTCGACCGGCCCGCCGAAGACCACACCACCGTCGCCGAACTCGCCATTGAGCGTGCCAAGCGCCTGGTGGAACTGGGTCACGACGTGGTCGTGCTGCTCGACTCGATCACTCGTCTCGGCCGTGCGTACAACCTCGTGGCCCCCGCGTCGGGACGCATCCTCTCGGGTGGCGTCGACGCATCCGCTCTCTACCCGCCGAAGCGCTTCTTTGGAGCGGCACGCAACATTGAGAACGGTGGCTCGCTCACCATTCTTGCCTCGGCACTGGTCGAGACCGGCTCCAAGATGGACGAGGTTATTTTCGAGGAGTTCAAGGGCACCGGCAACATGGAGCTTCGCCTGTCGCGTCAGCTGGCCGACAAGCGCATCTTCCCGGCTGTCGATGTGAACGCATCGGGTACCCGCCGCGAAGAGATGCTGATGAGCGCCGATGAGGTCAAGGTCACGTGGAAGCTGCGTCGCGCTCTCGCTGGCCTCGAGCAGCAGCAGGCACTCGAGCTCATTCTGGGTCGCCTCAAGGAGACGGCCTCGAACGTTGAGTTCCTTGCCCAGGTGCAGAAGTCGATGCCGACCCTGAGCGGGTCGGACAAGGATCGCTAA